The Nocardia bhagyanarayanae region AGATAGCCGACGTACCCGCACGCGAAGTCGAACGGCAGATCGGGGATTCCGGCGGTGCGCCAGCGCAATTCGGCGGCCAGGTAGTCGAGCACGTCGCCAGCGACGGTGCGGCGGCCGCCGTCGGCGGTCTCCACGACCACCGCGCCGTCGCCCACCCGGTACCGGACCACCTCGGCCAGCGGCCCGCTGGCGTCGCCGAGGAAGGAGAACCGGTCGAGCCCTGGTTCGACGTGCTCGCTGTCCAGCCAGAACGCGGTTGGGGAATCCCGGTAGAGGCGAAGGAATGCGGCCTCGGTGTCGATGGCCCGCTCGACGATCTCGTGCCGCAGCTGCCAGGGTCGCTCGGGTTCGCCTGCGCGATAGGGGCTTTCGGTGGACTGGACGGGCTCCGGTGGCATCCGTCCCGTCTTGATCGAGCCGGGGCCGAGGTCGATCGCCGTTCTCTCGGTGGTGAAACCGGACGTGCGTGTGGAATCCTGCGCCTCGAAATCCGTGGCCGATCTGGTTCGCGCTGCGGCGTCGAGCACGGCCCCGCCGCGAGGCGGTCTGGAGCGCGCGAGCGGCATCGCGTTGCGCACGGTCGGCGGCGCTTCGGCGGGCGGGCGCCGGCGAGCCGCGCGAGGTTCGGCACGCTCGACGGTCGCGGTACCGCCGCGCGTGGCCCGCGCGCCTCCGGGACGCCGCCCTCCGGGGTGTTCGGCTCGTTCGTGGTGCGCCGCGGTGAGTTCGGCGAAATTGCGCAGCAGCGCCGCGCCGTACTCGCTGGCGATGGACTCGGGGTGGAACTGCACGCCCCACTGCGGTCTGTCGCGGTGCCGCACGCCCATGATCACGCCGTCGGGCGTGCTCGCGGTGATCTCCAGCTCGGCGGGCAGCGGCCGGATGGCGCACAGCGAGTGGTAGCGGACGGCGGTGAAGCCCTGCGGAAGTCCGGCGAACAGCTCCCGGTTGTCGTGGCCGACCTCGTCGAGATAGCCGTGCCGCGCGATGGGCGCGGGCGCGACGAGACCGCCCGCCGCGACGACGATGCCCTGGTGACCGAGGCACACGCCGAGCAGCGGGAGGTCGACGGTGGCGATGACGGCGGCGGAAATGCCCACATCACGGGCCACATCCGGGCGGCCGGGCCCGGGGGAGACGACGATGTTGTCGAAACGGTGCAGGCCGAGCCGGGCCGGGTCGTCCACCTCGTCGTTGCGCACGACCGTCGGCTCGACGCCGTTCACCTCGCTGATCAGCTGATACAGGTTGTAGGTGAACGAGTCGTAGTTGTCGATCAACAGCGTGTGCATGGTGTGCCAAACCCTACGCCTGGCAGGTTGGCAGGAACTGTTGTCACGTGCCTTCAGTTGCTGTGGACCGGTGGTGCAGAATGTGGGGCATGTCTGTTGCGCAACCGGTCGAAGTGGATCGCGACGTCGTCGATTTCGCGATCGTCGGGAAGTGGATGGAAGAACAGGGCCTGCCCGGCGGCGCGTTCGAGGAGGTGACTTCGCTCGGCGGCGGCACGCAGAACATCATGCTGCGATTCCGTCGCGGCGGCCGGGACTACGTGCTGCGGCGCGGACCGAAGCATCTGCGCGCCAAGAGCAACGACGTCATCCGCCGGGAGGCGCGGCTGCTCGGCGCGCTCAGCGGCGCGGGCGTGCGCGCGCCCGAGGTCATCGCCGCCTGCGCCGACGAGTCGGTCATCGGCGCGGTCTTCTATCTGATGGAGCCGATCGCCGGCTTCAACCCGCAGAACGAACTGCCCGAGTTGCACGCGAAAGACCCCGAGATCCGGCGGCAGATGGGACTGTCCGCGGTCGAGGCCATCGCCCGGCTCGGCGCGCTCGACTACCAGGCGCTCGGTCTGACCGACTACGGCAAACCCGAGGGCTTCCTGGAGCGCCAGGTGCCGCGCTGGCTCGGCGAGCTCGAATCGTATTCGGCCAACGAGGGTTATCCGGGGCCGGAGATTCCCGGCGTGCGGCAGGTTGGTGAGTGGCTGGATCGCAACCGGCCCGCCGAGTGGACGCCGGGCATCCTGCACGGCGACTGCCACCTGGCCAACATGATGTTCTCCTACGAGGGCCCCGAGGTGGCCGCGATGGTGGACTGGGAGATGTCCACCATCGGCGATCCGCTGCTCGACCTGGGCTGGCAGATCGCGACCCGGCCGGAGCCCGGCACCACCGGCGCGGCGCTGGTCGGCAAGCTGGGCGCCGTCGGCGGCCTGCCGACCCCGGAGGAGATGGTCGAGCACTACGGCCGGTTCTCCGATCGCGACCTGAGCCACGTCACCTGGTACACCGTGCTCGCCTGTTTCAAGCTGGGCATCGTGCTGGAGGGCACGCACGCGCGCGCCTTCGCGGGCAAGGCGCCCAAGCAGGTCGGCGACTTCCTGCACGCCATCACCCTGGAGTTGTTCGAGCGGGCGCACCGCCTGATGGAGTGACGGACCGGATCTCGACGAAACCTGGCCGTATATGGGTGGAAATCCATATACGGCCAGTTCTAGTTTCGACGCATGCCGATCGTTCCCGACGTGAAGAACTGGACCTGGGTGCTGGAGCGTGCCTGCCCCGAATGCGGATTCGACTCCGCCGCCACCACCTACGAGCAGGTGCCTGCGCTGGCCCGCGACAGCGCCGACCGGTTGCGCGCGGCGCTGGAACGTCCCGACGCCCGGCGGCGGCCGGACGAGTCGACCTGGTCGCCGCTGGAGTACGCGGCACATGTGCGCGATGTGTGCCGGATCTTCGCCTACCGTGCCGCCATTGCCGCGCGCACCGCCGCGGTCGATCCGCGCGTGCCCGCCTTCGACGCGCGCGGACTCACCCCGGAGGAGACTCCGGACGGTTTGCCGGTCTTCTCGAATTGGGATCAGGACGCGACCGCGATCGCCGACCGCTACGACGCGCAGGAGCCCGCCGCGGTCTCCGGTGAACTGGCGCTGGCGGCCGAGGCGGCGGCGCGCGCGTTCGAAGTGGTGCCCGCGGCGGACCGGGGTTTGCGGGTGCGTCGCGGCGACGGGTCGATCTTCACCGTGGAGTCGCTGGCGAAGTACTTCGTGCACGACCTCGTCCATCACGTGCACGACGTGCGCGGCTGAAAACGAGTTCCAATTCTAGAACGTGTTCGGGCATCGCGCCGCGCCGCACCGATGAATTTCGGGATCGGTACTAGAACGCGTTCCACTTTTCTCGTAGTGTGGGTGCAGTCACATTGAAGCACTGTGCACGCGAGAGGTCGACAGGAATGAAGACGAAGGGCGCGATCCTGTGGGGGATCGACGAGCCGTGGTCGGTGGAAGAGATCGAGATCGGTGACCCGGTCGCCGGCGAGGTGCAGATCCGGATGGAAACCGCCGGTATGTGCCACTCGGATCACCACATCGTCACCGGTGCGACACCGATGCCCGCCTTCCCCGTGATGGGCGGCCACGAAGGCGCGGGCGTGATCACCAAGCTCGGCCCGAACGTGCCGGGCGACCTTCAGGTCGGCGACCACGTCATCCTGTCCTTCATCCCCGCGTGCGGTCGCTGTCCGGCCTGCGTCTCGGGCAACATGGCCCTCTGCGACCTCGGCGCGGGTCTGCTGCTCGGCCAGGCGATCAGCGACGGCACCTACCGCATCCAGGCGCGCGGCCAGAACGTCATCCCGATGTGCCTGCTCGGCACCTTCGCGCCGTACATGACCGTGCACCACACCTCGGTGGTGAAGATCGACCCGACCATCCCGTTCGAGGTGGCCTGCCTGGTCGGCTGCGGCGTGCCGACCGGCTTCGGCTCCTCGACCCACGTGGCCAACGTGATGCCCGGTGAGACCGTGGTGATCGCGGGCATCGGCGGCGTCGGCATGAGCGCGCTGCAGGGCGCGGTGCTCTCCGGCGCGTCCAAGGTCGTCGCCATCGACCCCAACCCGTGGAAGCGGGAGCAGGCGCAGAAGTTCGGTGCCACCCACACCTACGCCAGCATGGCCGAGGCGATCATGCCGCTGATGGACGCCACCGAGGGGCGGATGGCCGAGAAGGTCATCCTCACCATGGGCGAAATGCACGGCGACTACATCGAAGAGGGCCTGATCCTCACCGCCAAGGCGGGCACCCTGGTGGTCACCTCCATGGGCCGCATGGACGCGGGCGAGGTCAAGATGAACAGCTTCCTGCTGTCCATGCTGCAGAAGACGGTGAAGGGCTGTATCTTCGGCGGCGGCAACGCCCGCCAGGACGCGCCGCGCCTCCTCTCGCTGTACAAGTCCGGCCAGCTCAACCTGGACGACATGGTGACCCGCAGCTACAAGCTGGAGGAGATCAACCAGGGCTACCAGGACATGTTGGACGGCAAGAACATTCGCGGCATCATCCGCTACACCGAGAACGACTGGTAGGCCGTCGGCCGACCCGCTCGGCGAGCCGGACCGCGACCTGGGCGACCAGATCGCGCGGGATCGGTTCGCCGAGCGGGACGGTTTTCGCCCGCCGGTATTCGCGCGGCGATCACACCTTGCAGCGCAGCAAAGCTTCGCGGAGGTTGCGGCTGCGCACGTCGTCGAGGACGGCCATGCCGAGGCGGTTCATGGTGTAGCCGAAGCCGAGACCGGTGCTCGGATCGGCGAATCCGAAGGAGCCGCCGAGGCCCGTCGTGCCGTAGGCGCGTTTGTCGGAGCCGAACCGGAACGAACCGCGGGACTTGCGGAAACCGAGGTGGTAGCGGCTCTTGGTGTGCAGCACCAGGTCTTCGGCGGGCACGTCGTCGGCGGTGTCGGCGGCGGCGAGCAGGTCGAGCAGGTCGTCGGCGATGGGTAGCGCGCCGGTGCGCGCCGCGGCCGCGCCGTAGACCTTGGCCAGCGATCGGGCGTTGCCGACGCCGCCGTGGCCGGGCGACTCGACCCCGAGGAATTCGCGGCGGGCGGCTCGCGCGGGCGCGCCGCAGCGCGGATTGGTCAGCGCCGCATGGGAATGTCCGCGTTCGAGGAAGACCTCGGCGCCGATGCGCAGCGGCAGATCGCGCTCGTAGCGCAGGATGTCCAGGCCCTTCGTTGCCGAGAGCACCGCGACGCGCTCGATCGGTTCGTCGGCGGGCAAGCCGATGAAGAAGTCCAGGCCGAGCGGCTTCGCGATGTCTTCGGCGAAAACGCGGCCGAGGGTGCGGCCCTGCGGATCGACGCGGCGCACCAGCTCGCCCTGGTAGAGGCCGAGGGTGATCGCGTGATAGCCGTGCCGGGTGCCGGGCTGCCACGCGGGCTTCTGCGCCGCGAGGATTTTCGCGAGGCCGTCCATGTCGGCGAGCTGAGGGAGTTTCACCACGGTGTCGAGTCCGGAAAGACCCGCCTGGTGATCGATCAGCTGGCGCACCGTGATCGCGCCCTTGCCCTGCGCGGCGAACTCCGGCCAGTAGTCGGCGACCGGCTTCTCGTAGTCCAGGACGCCCTTGGAGACCGCCGTCGCGACCACGAACGCCGCCATGCCCTTGGTCGAGGAGAAGACCGGCACGATGGTGTCCTGTTCCCACGGCTGGGTGCGGCGCCGGTCCCGGTATCCGGCCCACAGGTCGACGACGGGGCGATCGCCCGCGAAAACGGCTACGGCCGCGCCGATTTCGCCGTGCCGGGAGAAATTGCGGCGGAACGCGTCGGCGACCGGACCGAAGCCGGGGGCCACCTCGCCGTGGATCGTGGGTGCACTCATGGTGAGTCGATGGTACCGGCGGTACCGAGATCTTCCGGAGGGCTCCCATTCATCGGATCGATTTCCGGTGGCGGTACAACCGCGCCGCCGCGGTCTCGTAGGCTCGTTTGCGTGCGTTCACTCGAACAGATCCAGGACTGGCCGGTTCGGCACGCGGCGGCCGGTGTGGTCACCGGCGCGGGTGCGGTATCGCAGGGCGACGCCGAGCGCGTCTTCCCGCTGGCCTCGGTGACCAAGCCGCTGGTCGCCTACGCGGTGCTCGTCGCGGTGGAAGAGGGCGCGATCGAGCTCGACCAGCCCGCGGGCCCACCAGGAGCAACCGTCCGGCATCTGCTCGCGCACACTTCCGGGCTCGCCTTCGACACCACCGACGTGCTCGCCGAGCCGGGTGCGCGCCGCATCTATTCGAGTTCCGGCTTCGAGGTGCTCGCCGAATTCGTCGCGGACCAGACCGGAATCGCGTTCGACGAATACCTGCGGGACGCGGTTTTCGAACCGCTCGGCATGAAATCCTCGGCGCTCACCGGGTCCGCTGGACACGCGTGCAAGTCCTCGGTGGCGGACCTGCTGCTGTTCGCCGCCGAACTGCTGAACCCGCGGCTGATCTCGGTCGAGACCCACGCCGAGGCCACCACCGTGCAATTCCCCGGCGTGAACGGCATCCTGCCCGGATACGGTTCGAAGCGTCCCAACGACTGGGGACTCGGATTCGAAATCCGCGACGCCAAATCCCCGCACTGGACCGGCGGAGCGAACTCCCCGCGTACCTATGGGCATTTCGGCCAGTCCGGCACCTTCCTGTGGGTCGATCCGGAAATTGGAGTGGCGTGTGTCGCGTTGGCGGACGAGAATTTCGGCGACTGGGCACGGGAGGTGTGGCCGGTACTGAGTGACGCGGTGATCGCCGAAGCGAGACTCGCAAGCAACACAGTCGCGAAGTAACATACGTAACTTCGGGCACTCCAGTACACTCAGGCAACGCCAGCTGGGACGAGTCGTTGGGGAAGACGTCCCTCGTCGAAGCTGGAGGTATCGGTGGTGCGCGCATCGAGTCAGTTCGCGGACGCGACGGCGGGTGTGGTGTGGATCCACTCGTCGCCCGCCGCGCTGTGCCCACACGTCGAGTGGGCGCTCACCTCGGCCCTCGGTTCCCCCGCCAAACTGCGGTGGACCACCCAACCGGCCGACGGACAACTGCGCGCGACCAGCGACTGGATCGGCCCCGTAGGCACCGCCGCCCGTATTGCCCAGTCGTTGCGGTCTTGGCCGGTGCTCCGGTTCGAGGTCACCGAGGACCCGAGCGATGGGGTCGACGGGGAGCGGTACAGCTTCGTGCCCGCCTTGGGGTTGTGGCATGGGTCCACCAGTGCGAACGGGGATGTGACGCTGGGGGAGATGCGGTTGCGGGCGATGTTGCAGGCGGCGCGGGAGCTCGGGAAGTACTCCGCTTACGACCTGGCGTCCGAGATCGATCGTGCGTTGGGGACGGCGTGGGACGAGGACCTGGAGGTCTTTCGGTCCGGGGACGGTGGGGTTGGGGCCGAGGTGACTTGGTTGCGTCGGGACGTGGGGTAGGTCTTCGGTCCGCGCGAATTGGTTTTCGCTGCTTTTGCTTTCCGGTGTGGGGGTTTCGGTCGCGTGGGGGGTTGGGGGTTTCGGGGGCTTCTGGTCACGCTCGGCTTGCCAGGTGCGCTGGGGTGGCGTGCGGGTGACGTCCGGGGTGGGCATGGCGGTTGCGTCGGTGGAGCGGTTGCGTTGGGGTGGGCGGTTGCGTCGAGGTGGTTGCGTTGGAGTGGGTGTCGTCCGGGTGGGCGGAGCGGTTGCGTTTGGTCGACGTGGTTCCGGGGGTTTGGCCTGCTAGTCCATGCGCGGTTGTTTCAGGTTTGCCTCGAACGGTGCTGGGCGCGTTGGGAGCCGTACCCGGCTTACCTCCCGCAGTTGGTAGACGTGGGCTCGGCTTCCGGCGTGGTCATCTGGCTGTGGTTGCGTTCTGGTTGGGAGCGGGTGGGGTTGGGCGTCGGAGTGCGGTGGGTGAGGTTGTGGCACACGGAGTTAGCGCTCCTGGCCCGGCACTGGCGCTGTGATACGTACGCGGGGTGAGTGGTAAGGGGTGGTGCGCGTCGTGGGTGAGTGGGTGGCGGTCGCTGCGGTGGTGGTCCGTGTTGTGGGTGAGTGGAGGCGGGCGGCTGCGGCGGCTGCGCGTATCGCGGGTCAGTGGGTGGCGGTCGTTGCCGTGGCCCCGTCGTGGGTGATGGAGACGGGCCGCTGCGGGGGCGGCGCGTGTCGCGGGTCAGTGGGTGGCGGTTGTTGCGGGGGCGGCGTGCGTCGCGCGTGAATGGGAGGCGGTCGCTGCGGGGGCGGCGCGTGTCGCGGGTCAGTGGTTCGCGGTCGTTGCGGTGGCGGCATGCGTCGCGCGTGAATGGGAGGCGGTCGTTGCGGGGGCGGCGTGCGTCGCGCGTGAATGGGAGGCGGTCGCTGCGGGGGCGGCGTGCGTCGTGGGTGAGGGGAGGCGGTCGTTGCGGTGGTGGCCCGTGTCGCGGGTCAGTGGCTGGCGGTCGCTGCGGTGATGGTGGCGCGTGTCGCGGTGAGTGGGTGGCGGTCGCTGCCGGTGGCGGCGCGTGTCGTGGGTGAGTGGGTGGCGGTCGCTGCCGGTGGCGGCATGCGTCGCGGTGAGTGGGTGGCGGTCGCTGCCGGTGGCGGCGTGCGTCGTGGGTGAGGGAGGAGGTCGCTGCGCTGGCGGCGTGCGTCGTGTGGCAGTCGTTGCGGTGGTGGCCCCGTCGTGGGTTATGGAGACGGGCCGCTGCGATGGTGGCGCGCGTCACGGGTCAGTGGCTGGCGGTCGTTGCGGTGGTGGCCCGTGTCGTTGGTGATGGAGACGGCCGCTGCTGCCGCGGCGCGTGTCGCGGGTCAGTGGGTTGCGCTGGTGGCCCGTGTCGTCGGTAATGGAGACGGGCCGCTGCGATGGTGGCGCGTGTCACGGGTCAATGGCTGGCGA contains the following coding sequences:
- the pabB gene encoding aminodeoxychorismate synthase component I, producing the protein MHTLLIDNYDSFTYNLYQLISEVNGVEPTVVRNDEVDDPARLGLHRFDNIVVSPGPGRPDVARDVGISAAVIATVDLPLLGVCLGHQGIVVAAGGLVAPAPIARHGYLDEVGHDNRELFAGLPQGFTAVRYHSLCAIRPLPAELEITASTPDGVIMGVRHRDRPQWGVQFHPESIASEYGAALLRNFAELTAAHHERAEHPGGRRPGGARATRGGTATVERAEPRAARRRPPAEAPPTVRNAMPLARSRPPRGGAVLDAAARTRSATDFEAQDSTRTSGFTTERTAIDLGPGSIKTGRMPPEPVQSTESPYRAGEPERPWQLRHEIVERAIDTEAAFLRLYRDSPTAFWLDSEHVEPGLDRFSFLGDASGPLAEVVRYRVGDGAVVVETADGGRRTVAGDVLDYLAAELRWRTAGIPDLPFDFACGYVGYLGYEVKADCGANAAHRAPTPDAQWIFADRLVVVDHVAGRTHLLALTDPGSDTARAAADWLRDTAEALAALPTWSNPPMLEVDSNIAAVEGLLTRGRARYLADIDVCLDRLHAGESYEICLTDSLTVAADTEGLDFYRTLRRCNPAPYAAFLRFDDLEIACSSPERFLKIDRARTVESKPIKGTAPRGANPAEDERLRRELADSPKTRAENLMIVDLLRNDLGRVCQIGSVHVPKLMATETYTTLHQLVSTVRGTLRPDVDVIDCLRACFPGGSMTGAPKLRTMEIIDELETEARGVYSGTIGFLGLGGTADLNIVIRTAVRHGGEWRIGAGGAIVLDSDPEEEYREVLLKAAATYRAAAS
- a CDS encoding phosphotransferase family protein; translated protein: MWGMSVAQPVEVDRDVVDFAIVGKWMEEQGLPGGAFEEVTSLGGGTQNIMLRFRRGGRDYVLRRGPKHLRAKSNDVIRREARLLGALSGAGVRAPEVIAACADESVIGAVFYLMEPIAGFNPQNELPELHAKDPEIRRQMGLSAVEAIARLGALDYQALGLTDYGKPEGFLERQVPRWLGELESYSANEGYPGPEIPGVRQVGEWLDRNRPAEWTPGILHGDCHLANMMFSYEGPEVAAMVDWEMSTIGDPLLDLGWQIATRPEPGTTGAALVGKLGAVGGLPTPEEMVEHYGRFSDRDLSHVTWYTVLACFKLGIVLEGTHARAFAGKAPKQVGDFLHAITLELFERAHRLME
- a CDS encoding DinB family protein, whose translation is MPIVPDVKNWTWVLERACPECGFDSAATTYEQVPALARDSADRLRAALERPDARRRPDESTWSPLEYAAHVRDVCRIFAYRAAIAARTAAVDPRVPAFDARGLTPEETPDGLPVFSNWDQDATAIADRYDAQEPAAVSGELALAAEAAARAFEVVPAADRGLRVRRGDGSIFTVESLAKYFVHDLVHHVHDVRG
- a CDS encoding NDMA-dependent alcohol dehydrogenase, which translates into the protein MKTKGAILWGIDEPWSVEEIEIGDPVAGEVQIRMETAGMCHSDHHIVTGATPMPAFPVMGGHEGAGVITKLGPNVPGDLQVGDHVILSFIPACGRCPACVSGNMALCDLGAGLLLGQAISDGTYRIQARGQNVIPMCLLGTFAPYMTVHHTSVVKIDPTIPFEVACLVGCGVPTGFGSSTHVANVMPGETVVIAGIGGVGMSALQGAVLSGASKVVAIDPNPWKREQAQKFGATHTYASMAEAIMPLMDATEGRMAEKVILTMGEMHGDYIEEGLILTAKAGTLVVTSMGRMDAGEVKMNSFLLSMLQKTVKGCIFGGGNARQDAPRLLSLYKSGQLNLDDMVTRSYKLEEINQGYQDMLDGKNIRGIIRYTENDW
- a CDS encoding serine hydrolase domain-containing protein; translated protein: MSAPTIHGEVAPGFGPVADAFRRNFSRHGEIGAAVAVFAGDRPVVDLWAGYRDRRRTQPWEQDTIVPVFSSTKGMAAFVVATAVSKGVLDYEKPVADYWPEFAAQGKGAITVRQLIDHQAGLSGLDTVVKLPQLADMDGLAKILAAQKPAWQPGTRHGYHAITLGLYQGELVRRVDPQGRTLGRVFAEDIAKPLGLDFFIGLPADEPIERVAVLSATKGLDILRYERDLPLRIGAEVFLERGHSHAALTNPRCGAPARAARREFLGVESPGHGGVGNARSLAKVYGAAAARTGALPIADDLLDLLAAADTADDVPAEDLVLHTKSRYHLGFRKSRGSFRFGSDKRAYGTTGLGGSFGFADPSTGLGFGYTMNRLGMAVLDDVRSRNLREALLRCKV
- a CDS encoding serine hydrolase domain-containing protein — its product is MRSLEQIQDWPVRHAAAGVVTGAGAVSQGDAERVFPLASVTKPLVAYAVLVAVEEGAIELDQPAGPPGATVRHLLAHTSGLAFDTTDVLAEPGARRIYSSSGFEVLAEFVADQTGIAFDEYLRDAVFEPLGMKSSALTGSAGHACKSSVADLLLFAAELLNPRLISVETHAEATTVQFPGVNGILPGYGSKRPNDWGLGFEIRDAKSPHWTGGANSPRTYGHFGQSGTFLWVDPEIGVACVALADENFGDWAREVWPVLSDAVIAEARLASNTVAK
- a CDS encoding DUF3145 domain-containing protein; the encoded protein is MRASSQFADATAGVVWIHSSPAALCPHVEWALTSALGSPAKLRWTTQPADGQLRATSDWIGPVGTAARIAQSLRSWPVLRFEVTEDPSDGVDGERYSFVPALGLWHGSTSANGDVTLGEMRLRAMLQAARELGKYSAYDLASEIDRALGTAWDEDLEVFRSGDGGVGAEVTWLRRDVG